One Portunus trituberculatus isolate SZX2019 chromosome 42, ASM1759143v1, whole genome shotgun sequence DNA window includes the following coding sequences:
- the LOC123517356 gene encoding putative nuclease HARBI1, with amino-acid sequence MFACLSTGCDIPLHLKMLVTLRYLATGSFLLTVAYIMDIAKSSACRAVGEVVQLIAFLAPDYIKFPQPEEARQMASKFYDIAGMPGVLGCIDCTHIPIQSPGGNNVEMYRCRKGVYSLNVQGICDSELKFMHVVASWPGSIHDSRIFSNCRICHLLDQGDYRGLYLLGNSGYPSREYLQTPLLPPRTEKHRRYNVAHIQTRNCIERAFGVLKRRFACLSIPLRTKLPNTKRIVMACAVLHNIAISRRVDILDVEVEVQEVVDLLEDEDEHELDATQVRESLIQRWF; translated from the coding sequence ATGTTTGCATGTCTTTCCACAGGATGTGACATTCCTCTGCATTTGAAGATGCTAGTTACCTTGCGGTACCTAGCTACGGGAAGTTTTCTTCTTACGGTAGCTTACATAATGGATATTGCAAAATCATCAGCATGCAGGGCTGTTGGAGAGGTGGTTCAACTTATTGCTTTCCTGGCACCAGACTACATCAAATTCCCACAGCCAGAAGAAGCACGTCAGATGGCCTCAAAGTTCTATGATATTGCTGGTATGCCAGGTGTATTGGGGTGTATAGATTGTACACATATTCCAATACAAAGTCCAGGTGGGAACAACGTTGAAATGTATAGATGTCGAAAGGGGGTTTACTCATTAAATGTCCAAGGTATATGTGATTCAGAACTCAAATTTATGCATGTTGTTGCAAGTTGGCCTGGCAGCATACATGACTCAAGAATATTTTCTAATTGTCGTATCTGTCATCTTCTAGATCAAGGAGATTACAGGGGTTTATATTTGTTAGGGAATAGTGGGTATCCGAGTCGGGAATATTTACAGACTCCACTTCTACCTCCAAGAACTGAAAAGCATAGGAGGTATAATGTAGCTCATATACAAACACGGAACTGTATTGAGAGGGCATTCGGTGTACTGAAAAGAAGATTTGCATGCTTAAGCATACCCCTGCGAACCAAACTTCCCAATACAAAAAGAATTGTGATGGCATGTGCTGTTTTGCATAACATTGCTATTTCAAGAAGAGTGGACATTTTAGATGTTGAGGTTGAGGTACAGGAAGTAGTTGATTTattggaggatgaagatgaacatGAACTGGATGCCACACAAGTTAGGGAATCATTAATTCAAAGATGGTTCTGA